A window from Enterocloster bolteae encodes these proteins:
- a CDS encoding ketopantoate reductase family protein: protein MVISIIGAGAMGCRFGVAFAEAGAQVWLYDVWQEHVNQMNANGLVVEDGVGGERTLEVNAVSDISRMPVSDVVVIFTKSMYTMDAITKAVPIIGRDTAVLTLQNGLGNIEAIREATGNNPVIAGVTNYASDLLKPGRVELKGSGVTKMMALDEGAREKAARLVGLLCAVGHNAMLSDDVLIDIWEKVAFNAALNTTTAITGLTVGGVGSLSESRQLLFDISSEVVMVAKAEGINASESHVHGIIESVFDPEMSGDHKTSMLQDRILKRNTEIEAVCGRAVQIGKKHGLKTPKLECVYALVRVIECNYNKICL from the coding sequence ATGGTTATATCAATAATAGGGGCCGGTGCAATGGGCTGCAGGTTTGGTGTGGCTTTTGCCGAAGCCGGTGCCCAGGTATGGCTGTACGATGTGTGGCAGGAGCATGTGAATCAGATGAATGCCAACGGCCTTGTGGTGGAAGACGGAGTTGGCGGGGAACGGACACTGGAAGTAAATGCCGTGTCAGATATAAGCAGGATGCCTGTATCAGATGTGGTGGTCATTTTTACAAAATCCATGTATACCATGGACGCAATTACGAAAGCTGTTCCCATAATAGGCAGGGATACAGCAGTACTGACCCTTCAGAATGGCCTGGGTAATATTGAGGCGATTAGAGAAGCCACGGGCAATAATCCGGTAATTGCAGGTGTGACCAATTATGCCAGCGATCTTTTAAAACCAGGCCGGGTGGAATTAAAGGGGAGCGGTGTCACGAAGATGATGGCACTGGATGAAGGCGCCAGGGAGAAAGCGGCCCGTCTGGTGGGGTTGCTGTGTGCAGTGGGACACAATGCCATGCTCTCTGATGATGTCCTCATTGATATATGGGAAAAGGTGGCGTTTAACGCGGCCCTTAATACGACAACGGCCATCACCGGACTGACGGTAGGCGGTGTGGGAAGCCTGTCTGAAAGCCGGCAGCTTTTATTTGACATCTCGTCCGAGGTTGTTATGGTGGCAAAGGCGGAAGGAATCAATGCCAGTGAGTCCCATGTACATGGGATTATTGAGAGTGTGTTTGATCCTGAGATGTCAGGTGACCATAAAACCTCTATGCTGCAGGACCGTATTCTGAAACGGAACACGGAAATTGAGGCGGTCTGCGGCCGGGCGGTACAAATCGGGAAGAAGCATGGACTTAAAACACCAAAGCTGGAATGTGTTTATGCTCTGGTCAGGGTCATTGAATGTAATTACAACAAAATATGCTTGTAA
- a CDS encoding MFS transporter → MGTNAADSRKRSPGMVLVVMLISMVAGSICMNKVAPVLTNIVSDLAIANSTLSGMLMSIFVISGIFLSIPMGMLTTKYGTFKTGLFSLAAIIIGSSMGAVAGNYTLLLVSRMVEGIGLMFLATIGPAAVASSFSDEKRGTAMGLLMCFMSFGQIIALNLAPVMAASGTWRNFWWFSAGFGAVGMVLWVIFIKGIDDGADGAAAQESSVGATLGDVLANKGVWLVCITFFAYMITHMGVFNYLPTYLTEVGGISATLAGTLTSVASLIGIPVGIVGGMIADKWGSRKKPLAITMILFAVLIGTIPMFNSSNFIILLVLYGIVAMAEAGLCFTSVTEVVKANQGSSASAVLNTAQWLGAFLSTMIFGTLLDSFGWSTSFYVMVPIALVGAAAALCNKDLK, encoded by the coding sequence ATGGGTACAAATGCAGCTGATTCACGTAAGCGGTCACCAGGTATGGTTCTTGTCGTAATGCTGATATCAATGGTTGCAGGTTCCATCTGTATGAACAAGGTTGCGCCGGTATTGACAAACATTGTATCTGATCTGGCAATTGCTAACAGCACGCTTTCAGGCATGCTGATGTCCATATTTGTTATATCTGGCATATTCCTTTCCATACCGATGGGAATGCTGACAACCAAGTACGGAACATTTAAAACAGGGCTGTTTTCTCTTGCAGCCATCATCATTGGTTCTTCCATGGGTGCTGTTGCAGGTAATTACACCCTGCTGCTTGTCAGCAGGATGGTGGAAGGTATCGGGCTCATGTTTCTTGCGACCATTGGTCCGGCCGCAGTGGCATCGTCATTTTCAGACGAAAAGCGCGGAACTGCAATGGGACTGCTGATGTGCTTCATGTCATTCGGGCAGATTATTGCGCTGAACCTTGCGCCGGTCATGGCCGCCTCAGGTACATGGAGAAACTTCTGGTGGTTCAGTGCAGGGTTTGGGGCAGTGGGCATGGTGCTGTGGGTTATTTTCATCAAGGGGATTGACGATGGGGCCGACGGCGCGGCTGCACAGGAAAGCAGTGTGGGAGCCACCCTTGGAGATGTGCTTGCCAATAAGGGGGTATGGCTGGTCTGTATTACATTTTTTGCTTACATGATTACACATATGGGCGTGTTCAATTATCTTCCTACGTATCTTACCGAGGTGGGCGGCATCAGCGCCACACTGGCAGGAACGCTTACAAGCGTGGCCAGCCTGATTGGCATACCGGTAGGAATTGTGGGCGGCATGATTGCGGATAAGTGGGGCTCCAGGAAGAAACCTCTGGCTATAACCATGATTCTGTTTGCTGTCCTGATAGGGACCATTCCCATGTTTAACAGTTCAAACTTCATAATTCTTTTAGTATTGTACGGTATTGTCGCCATGGCAGAGGCCGGATTATGTTTCACATCCGTAACTGAAGTGGTTAAGGCAAACCAGGGCAGTTCTGCGTCTGCGGTCCTGAATACGGCGCAGTGGCTGGGAGCATTTTTAAGTACCATGATTTTTGGGACACTGCTGGACAGCTTTGGATGGAGCACCAGTTTCTATGTCATGGTTCCTATCGCACTGGTTGGAGCGGCAGCTGCACTATGTAACAAAGACTTAAAATAG
- a CDS encoding 2-oxoacid:acceptor oxidoreductase family protein, whose translation MIKLKFFGLGGQGVVTAAKMFSEAYSLYEGNFAITIPAYGHERRGAPVNTSIIADDKPVMQNCFVYEPDVVVVMDASVIDKGVDIAAGIHRDSILVLNTHKKSDVERYSALGFAKVYHTDGTGIAQTNIGMGIPNGSMLGALAKTGIVGIDAIEHAIMDTFGKKAGEKNAKAAREAYEKTEC comes from the coding sequence ATGATTAAACTTAAATTCTTCGGACTTGGAGGACAGGGGGTTGTCACCGCGGCAAAGATGTTTTCCGAGGCATATTCCCTGTACGAGGGGAACTTTGCAATTACAATACCAGCCTATGGTCATGAGAGGAGGGGAGCTCCTGTCAACACAAGTATTATTGCAGATGACAAGCCTGTGATGCAGAACTGCTTTGTGTATGAGCCGGATGTTGTGGTTGTGATGGATGCTTCTGTGATTGATAAGGGAGTTGATATAGCTGCCGGCATACACCGTGACAGTATTCTTGTTCTCAACACTCATAAGAAATCCGATGTGGAGCGGTACTCTGCCCTGGGGTTTGCAAAGGTTTACCATACGGACGGAACCGGGATTGCGCAGACCAACATAGGAATGGGCATACCTAACGGTTCCATGCTGGGCGCCCTTGCAAAGACCGGAATTGTGGGTATTGATGCAATTGAACATGCAATTATGGATACATTTGGGAAGAAAGCGGGGGAAAAGAATGCTAAGGCAGCAAGAGAAGCATATGAAAAAACGGAATGCTGA
- a CDS encoding ATP-NAD kinase family protein gives MKKIGFIVNPVAGIGGKVGLKGSDGTQTLKKALELGAVPEAGAKALGTMKLLKPMEQQLEIHTCPGNMGEDICKQAGLNYRLAEGTKAWSQCSPSSRNTTPKDTMDAAGMLCNEGVDLILFAGGDGTARNILDAVGTSIPVLGIPAGCKIHSAVYARTPRAAGELMLRYAEGRVMEYREAEVMDIDENLFRQGICDARLYGYLKVPNEKKFVQNLKSGRGCSEDASIQSMCMYVSRLIEQEPEYLYIVGTGSTTARLMNYMGKPNTLLGVDLLFQGQVIGSDCTEQDILAALKKYPRAKIIVTVIGGQGYIFGRGNQQISAEVIRRVGTKNIMVIASRDKIFSLGGNPLLIDTGDEEVNRMLTGYIPVTTGYKDVIMANVIY, from the coding sequence ATGAAAAAAATAGGATTTATCGTAAATCCTGTGGCTGGTATCGGAGGAAAAGTAGGATTAAAGGGTTCGGACGGAACACAGACCCTGAAAAAAGCCCTGGAGCTTGGCGCTGTTCCTGAAGCAGGCGCAAAGGCTCTGGGCACCATGAAGCTTTTAAAGCCAATGGAACAACAGCTGGAAATCCATACCTGCCCAGGCAATATGGGTGAGGACATCTGCAAACAGGCCGGGTTAAACTACCGCTTAGCTGAGGGGACCAAAGCCTGGAGCCAGTGCTCCCCCTCTTCCCGGAACACTACCCCCAAAGACACCATGGACGCTGCCGGGATGCTCTGCAATGAAGGAGTGGACCTGATTCTGTTTGCCGGCGGCGACGGAACCGCGCGCAACATCCTGGATGCAGTGGGAACCTCTATTCCGGTCCTGGGCATCCCGGCGGGATGTAAGATACATTCTGCAGTCTATGCCCGCACCCCCAGGGCAGCCGGCGAACTGATGCTCCGGTATGCAGAGGGCAGGGTCATGGAATACAGGGAAGCAGAAGTCATGGATATTGACGAAAATCTGTTCCGCCAGGGCATCTGCGACGCCAGGCTGTACGGATACCTGAAGGTCCCCAATGAAAAGAAATTTGTCCAGAATTTAAAAAGCGGCAGGGGCTGCTCAGAGGACGCGTCCATCCAGTCCATGTGCATGTACGTCAGCCGGCTCATAGAACAGGAGCCGGAATATCTCTACATTGTGGGTACCGGATCCACCACGGCCCGGCTGATGAATTATATGGGTAAGCCCAACACCCTGTTAGGGGTGGATCTCCTTTTCCAGGGCCAGGTCATAGGCTCAGACTGCACGGAGCAGGATATCCTGGCAGCGCTTAAGAAGTATCCCAGGGCTAAAATCATAGTCACTGTGATCGGAGGACAGGGATATATTTTCGGCAGGGGAAACCAGCAGATCTCCGCCGAAGTCATACGCAGGGTGGGGACGAAAAACATCATGGTCATTGCCTCCAGGGACAAAATCTTTTCTCTGGGCGGAAACCCTCTTCTGATTGACACGGGCGACGAGGAGGTAAACCGCATGCTCACCGGTTATATCCCGGTCACCACCGGGTACAAGGACGTAATCATGGCAAACGTAATTTATTAA
- a CDS encoding carbon-nitrogen hydrolase family protein, with the protein MKDIITIAAVNFDPVWGDSEDNLKRMLEHIEAQAKQGCDLIVFPETALTGYDDETGKLLEEKMHRRLAQTVPGPSTDAVCELTKKYGIYVVYGLAERDAQDTSKVYNAAAVCGPDGVIGCCRKIHLPFAEQNWAVRGDTPMLFDSPWGTIGVGICYDTYAYPEITRYARAMGARLFINCTAIGTSESGGAGGYTGNCSLEYHAHTNDMFIVSSNMYGKDVTTYFMGGSSIIGPGSKPPHIFYYAGTPFEEEGADEGTIAKATIDLSIVKKSFLNGIWENPDWRPDLYARWFDKVTETGFLKK; encoded by the coding sequence ATGAAGGATATCATAACCATAGCGGCGGTTAATTTTGACCCTGTCTGGGGAGACAGTGAAGATAACCTGAAACGGATGCTGGAACATATTGAGGCACAGGCAAAACAGGGATGCGACCTGATTGTATTTCCAGAGACAGCACTGACCGGATATGACGATGAAACAGGTAAACTCTTAGAGGAGAAGATGCACCGCAGGCTTGCCCAGACAGTTCCCGGGCCATCCACGGACGCTGTCTGTGAACTTACGAAAAAGTACGGGATATATGTTGTATACGGGCTGGCTGAGAGGGATGCACAGGATACGTCCAAGGTTTACAATGCAGCGGCTGTCTGCGGGCCTGACGGGGTAATCGGATGCTGCCGGAAGATACATCTTCCCTTTGCAGAGCAGAACTGGGCGGTACGGGGGGATACACCCATGCTCTTTGACTCGCCATGGGGGACCATTGGAGTGGGGATCTGCTATGATACATACGCTTATCCGGAGATTACCAGATATGCAAGGGCCATGGGTGCCCGGCTGTTCATCAACTGTACTGCCATCGGAACATCTGAGTCCGGCGGTGCAGGCGGATACACGGGTAACTGCTCCCTGGAATACCATGCCCATACCAACGATATGTTCATCGTATCCTCTAATATGTACGGAAAGGATGTAACGACTTATTTCATGGGTGGGTCCAGCATCATCGGCCCAGGAAGCAAGCCTCCCCATATTTTCTATTATGCAGGAACTCCTTTTGAGGAGGAAGGCGCAGATGAGGGAACCATTGCAAAGGCTACTATTGATCTTTCTATTGTGAAGAAATCCTTCCTGAATGGCATATGGGAGAACCCGGACTGGCGTCCGGACCTGTATGCGAGGTGGTTTGACAAGGTTACAGAGACAGGATTCCTGAAAAAATAG
- a CDS encoding MerR family transcriptional regulator — translation MSEIKDKYSVGEAARLSNVSTKTLRYYDEIQLIIPDIDENNNYRYYTKDQIQDIITTKKLKNAGLKLNEIRDYLQKNQRQDKVKLLNRKIEDCSRELTRLRKSILRLSDFRDRLSDQFYDNLSSTAGQVKREIYSPGLIAFSNHYSSAYVSNLFLEYEIELENYMDTRHLEIAGKLTAFFYDHFSHQFFDIPTHFQIFYPIKETQIRDSQIKVMPEYPCLTTIHLGSYKEIMEAYHRTLAYAKKNGIILTGQSFESYFIGPNLIKNADEFVTKIHMVICQNP, via the coding sequence GTGTCTGAAATCAAGGATAAGTATTCCGTGGGGGAAGCTGCCAGACTGAGCAATGTGAGCACAAAAACACTGCGGTATTACGATGAAATTCAGCTTATCATACCTGATATTGATGAGAACAATAATTACCGTTATTATACAAAAGACCAGATTCAGGATATTATCACCACAAAAAAATTAAAGAATGCAGGCTTGAAATTAAATGAAATCCGGGATTACCTGCAAAAGAACCAGAGACAGGATAAGGTCAAATTGCTCAACCGAAAGATTGAGGACTGCTCCAGGGAGCTTACGCGCCTGCGCAAAAGCATACTGCGCCTCAGCGATTTCCGCGACCGCCTGTCAGACCAGTTTTATGATAATCTGTCCTCCACTGCCGGACAGGTGAAACGTGAAATCTATTCTCCCGGACTCATTGCCTTTTCCAATCATTACAGCAGCGCCTATGTCAGCAACCTCTTTCTGGAGTATGAAATAGAGCTGGAAAATTATATGGACACGCGCCACCTGGAGATTGCCGGTAAACTGACCGCATTCTTTTATGACCATTTCAGCCACCAGTTTTTTGATATTCCCACCCACTTTCAGATTTTTTATCCTATTAAAGAAACCCAGATCAGAGACAGCCAAATCAAGGTCATGCCGGAATATCCGTGTCTCACCACCATACACCTTGGCAGCTATAAGGAAATCATGGAGGCCTACCACCGGACTCTGGCCTATGCAAAGAAAAACGGAATCATATTGACAGGCCAGTCTTTTGAAAGCTATTTCATCGGACCCAATCTGATTAAAAACGCAGATGAGTTTGTCACAAAAATTCACATGGTCATCTGCCAAAATCCATAG
- a CDS encoding 4Fe-4S binding protein yields MKKRNAEHLMGPVATVFAAGKTGSWRLERPVVDYTSCIKCGTCERYCPSDIITIDKDAEECVRIDFDYCKGCGVCANECPKDCIAMVEEGGGENV; encoded by the coding sequence ATGAAAAAACGGAATGCTGAACATCTGATGGGGCCGGTTGCAACTGTATTTGCGGCCGGAAAGACAGGGTCGTGGAGACTGGAGCGCCCGGTTGTGGATTACACTTCCTGCATTAAATGCGGGACATGTGAACGGTACTGTCCGTCAGACATCATAACCATAGATAAAGATGCAGAGGAATGTGTGAGGATAGATTTTGACTATTGTAAGGGATGCGGCGTCTGTGCCAATGAATGTCCTAAGGATTGTATTGCCATGGTAGAGGAAGGAGGCGGGGAGAATGTATAA
- a CDS encoding MATE family efflux transporter, which produces MMDDKTILFEKTPVPKAVMQLAVPTILSSLVMVIYNLADTYFVGMMNNPVQNAAVTLAAPVLLAFNAVNNLFGVGSSSMMSRALGRRDYESVRRSSAFGFYCALFFGLLFSVLCTVGLNPLLILLGADANTMDATAGYLKWTVLFGAAPAILNVVMAYMVRAEGSSLHASIGTMSGCLLNIILDPIFILPWGFDMGAAGAGLATFLSNCVACVYFFVLLRVRRKTTFVCINPEKFSLQKYIVLGVCAVGIPAAIQNLLNVTGMTILNNFTSSYGAQAVAAMGITQKINMVPLQVAMGFSQGIMPLISYNYASGNHRRMKETIFFTIKTLLPFLVVVSLGYFAGAGLLTRAFMDNEAIVAYGTRFLRGFCLGLPFLCMDFLAVGVFQAVGMGKAALSFAILRKIVLEIPALYLLNLLFPLYGLSYAQLVAELVLSIASVIMLARIFRRMQREDGALREGAEGGSSSYGK; this is translated from the coding sequence ATGATGGATGACAAGACCATTTTATTCGAAAAGACACCAGTTCCAAAGGCCGTGATGCAGCTGGCAGTACCCACTATCCTGAGCTCGCTGGTCATGGTGATTTACAACCTGGCGGATACATACTTTGTGGGGATGATGAACAACCCTGTGCAGAATGCCGCGGTGACGCTGGCGGCGCCTGTACTCCTGGCCTTCAATGCGGTCAACAACCTGTTCGGCGTGGGAAGCTCCAGCATGATGAGCCGGGCATTGGGGCGCCGCGATTATGAGTCGGTCCGGCGCAGCAGCGCGTTCGGGTTTTACTGCGCCCTGTTTTTCGGCCTTCTTTTTTCAGTTCTGTGCACGGTTGGCCTGAATCCTCTGCTGATTCTTCTGGGGGCGGATGCCAACACAATGGATGCAACGGCCGGATATCTGAAATGGACTGTGCTCTTTGGAGCTGCTCCGGCTATCCTGAATGTGGTAATGGCATACATGGTCCGAGCTGAAGGTTCATCCCTTCATGCCAGCATCGGAACCATGAGCGGCTGTCTGTTGAATATCATTTTGGATCCTATCTTTATTCTGCCGTGGGGGTTTGATATGGGAGCGGCGGGAGCCGGCCTTGCCACGTTTCTTTCCAACTGTGTTGCCTGTGTCTATTTTTTTGTGCTGCTCCGGGTTAGAAGGAAAACAACCTTTGTCTGTATCAATCCAGAGAAGTTTTCGCTTCAGAAGTACATTGTGCTGGGAGTGTGCGCCGTGGGTATACCGGCGGCAATCCAGAATCTTCTGAATGTGACAGGTATGACCATACTGAACAATTTTACATCCTCCTACGGCGCCCAGGCAGTGGCTGCCATGGGCATTACCCAGAAAATCAACATGGTTCCCCTGCAGGTAGCCATGGGCTTTTCCCAGGGAATCATGCCCCTTATCAGCTACAACTATGCCAGCGGCAACCACAGGAGAATGAAGGAAACCATATTCTTTACCATCAAGACCCTGCTGCCGTTTCTGGTGGTGGTATCCCTGGGGTATTTTGCCGGGGCGGGCTTACTTACAAGGGCGTTTATGGACAATGAAGCGATTGTGGCTTACGGCACAAGGTTCCTCCGGGGGTTCTGCCTGGGACTTCCGTTCCTGTGCATGGATTTTCTGGCAGTAGGGGTATTTCAGGCAGTGGGCATGGGAAAGGCAGCACTGAGCTTTGCCATACTGCGTAAAATCGTGCTGGAGATTCCGGCCCTGTACCTGTTAAACCTCCTGTTCCCGCTGTACGGTCTTTCCTATGCCCAGCTGGTGGCGGAGCTGGTGCTTTCCATTGCATCTGTTATTATGCTGGCCCGTATTTTTAGAAGGATGCAGAGGGAGGACGGAGCCTTAAGGGAAGGTGCGGAAGGCGGAAGCAGTTCCTATGGTAAGTAA
- a CDS encoding IclR family transcriptional regulator: MQNTNVNQYILQSVDNSLSLIELLCDHEELSLADMVSMTDYGKSSIFRMLNTLEKHKMVTKTENNRYRLGYRLATIGSIVTSRMEITGIAHPYLVDLSARTKETTHLAVLVDDTKVQFFDKVRGDSSIWMESSVGMTRKAHLTGTGKAQLAFCDEAQIESYIKNTEFSQMTRYTIKDEKELREELDRIRQQGYACDKEESEEGLVCFAAPVVNFKGKVVAAVSISGFRDKMYARQDEFIREIKETARQISAELA; the protein is encoded by the coding sequence ATGCAGAATACGAACGTGAATCAGTATATATTACAGTCAGTAGACAATTCGCTGTCATTAATTGAACTGCTCTGTGACCATGAAGAGCTTAGCCTGGCTGATATGGTGTCCATGACGGATTATGGGAAGAGCAGTATTTTTAGGATGTTGAATACCCTTGAAAAGCATAAGATGGTAACAAAAACAGAGAATAACCGGTACAGGCTTGGTTACCGCCTGGCTACCATTGGTTCCATTGTAACCAGCAGGATGGAGATTACAGGGATTGCACATCCTTATCTGGTGGATTTATCAGCAAGGACAAAGGAGACGACCCACCTGGCAGTCCTGGTGGATGATACGAAGGTCCAGTTTTTTGATAAGGTCCGGGGGGATTCCTCAATCTGGATGGAATCCTCAGTAGGTATGACCAGGAAAGCCCATCTGACAGGAACCGGGAAAGCCCAGCTTGCTTTTTGCGATGAAGCCCAGATTGAGAGTTATATTAAGAATACGGAGTTCAGCCAGATGACCCGATATACAATTAAGGACGAAAAGGAGCTGCGGGAGGAACTTGATAGGATAAGGCAGCAGGGATATGCTTGTGATAAGGAGGAGAGTGAGGAAGGCCTGGTATGCTTTGCCGCTCCGGTGGTAAATTTTAAGGGGAAGGTTGTTGCTGCTGTGAGTATTTCCGGGTTCAGGGACAAGATGTATGCCAGACAGGACGAATTCATCAGGGAGATAAAGGAGACAGCAAGGCAGATATCGGCTGAACTGGCGTAG